One Caldicellulosiruptoraceae bacterium PP1 genomic window, AAATGCAATAATTAAAAAATCAACAAGATTTTGTATAAATATACCATAATTAAGAGTAACTGCCGGAATATCTCCATGAGATCTTTTTATGATCAGTTTTAAGTAAGTAAAGTTAATTCCGCCAGTTAATACACTTATAATTGGCATAATTATATCATTTACTAAAGACGAAACAATTTTACTAAAAGCACTTCCTAAAACAACACCAACAGCTAAATCTATAACATTACCTTTTACTGCAAATTCTTTAAATTCTTTTAGCA contains:
- the mscL gene encoding large-conductance mechanosensitive channel protein MscL gives rise to the protein MIVLKEFKEFAVKGNVIDLAVGVVLGSAFSKIVSSLVNDIIMPIISVLTGGINFTYLKLIIKRSHGDIPAVTLNYGIFIQNLVDFLIIAFSIFLFIKLINRLKREKKIEIVEVKEEHQKPSDEVLLLQEIRDLLKK